The DNA segment CAATGCCGATATTGTTTGCTTCGGAAAAGTGATTGGTGGCGGTTTGCCGGTGGGCGCTTTTGCAGCCAGAAACGAAATTATGAATTATTTGGCTCCATTAGGACCTGTTTATCAAGCGGGAACTTTATCTGGAAATCCATTGGCGATGGCTGCCGGATTGGCGATGTTGCAAGCTTTGGATTCTGATAGAGAAATTTTCAAAAGATTGGAAGAAAAAACAGCTTACTTGGCTGCGGGAATTGACAAGGTTCTAAAAGCAAACAAGGTAGATTTTACCATCAACAGGGTGGGTTCCATGATTTCGGTGCATTTTGATGCCGCTCCCGTTTATGACTTTCAAACTGCGGCAAAAGGCGACAATGAAATCTTCAAAAAATTCTTCCACGGTTTGTTGAAAGAAGGTATTTATATAGCGCCATCGGCCTATGAAACTTGGTTCATCACCGATGCGCTTTCTTATGAAGACCTTGATTTTACGATTAAAGCCATCGATAAAGTTTCCAAAACGTTTTAGTGATTAATACCATTTAGAAATATAAAATAATCCAATTCTTGCTCCCTCTCCTTTGGAGAGGGTTGGGGAGAGGTAAAAAAAAACTTCCGGAACCACCCGGAAGTTTAACTAACTAACCAATTTAACTAACTATTTTTTTAACCTCTTCTTTCTTGATTTTTTGGATGTTTTCCTTGTTGGTTACCTTGGCGATTTCCTTTGCGGTCACCCTGATGTTCTTCTTTTAAAGCAGTCCATTTTTCAAATTGCTTTTCATTTAGTATTTTTTGCATTCTTTTTTTGGCGGCAATTTGTTCATCAAGCATTTTGCTTTTCATGGCGAAACGCTCGTCGCTGGTAGGCTTTGTTCCTTTTTCCCTCATCGCTTTCATTGCGGTTTTATGCGCCTCCATTTTGGTGTTCTTGTCGGCAATAAAGGCTTTTATCTCTTTTTGTTGCGACTCGTTTAAGTCTAGTTCCAGGGTAAGTTTTTTTACTTGCAATTCACTTCTTTGTTCTGAAGTGAATTGATCCATCCCGTTTCCTTGATGCTTGTTGTTTCTTGGTTGCGCCATTATGGTCATCCCGGCCATAAGGAAGGTCATTAAAATTATTTTTTTCATTTCTTTTAATATTTATGTTATAGTGATAAGACGCAGAAGGATGACAAAGGTTTAAATGTTAACAAAAAATTATGGTTTGGTTCTTGAAATCAGGTATTTAATTATGGAAAATATTTTTTTTTCAAGTATGATTGCAATCATAATCAATCGGTTAAAGTATTGCCAAATTTGTACAAGAAATTTAAAACCTAACTTTTATGTACAAATTATCTTTATTTATTGTTGCACTAATTATGTTTACTTCTTGCGGAAAGAAGGAAAATTCAAATGAAGACTTTTCAACAGGAGAAGCTGCTACCGAAACGGCCGCAGATCCATCTACTTATGATCCAAATAGAGGTTTGGGGAAATATAGTTCTGTGGATTTAGGCGAAAAACTCGATGTGGCAATGGCTACCGAAGGTGAAAAAATCCAATCTGTAAAATGTTCTGCTTGTCATAAATTGACAGACGAAAAATTGGTTGGACCAGGTTGGAAAGGAGTTACGGAACGTAACAAACCCGAGTGGATTATGAACTTCATTACCAATCCGGATCCAATGATTGACAAAGACCCTAAACTTCAAGCCCAATTGGAACTTTGTTTGTTACGTATGCCAAATCAATCCCTTACCGATGCCGATGCAAGAAATATTCTGGAGTTCATGCGCCAAAACGACGGTGTAAAATAAACAATCGAAAACCAAATTAATAACCAATTAACATGAAAAATAAATTTTTGAAAGCGACGCTGGCTCTTACCATGGCAGCCGTATTTTTTACTTCTTGTAAACCTAAGAATTCAGGAGATGTCGTGAGTGGTGATGCTGCGCAAAAAGCGTATGTGGCACCGGGAAAATACGATGAATTTTACAATTTTGTTTCGGGAGGTTTTAGCGGTCAAGTGAGCGTTTACGGATTGCCAAGCGGAAGACTTTTGAGAGTGGTTCCTGTTTTTTCGGTAGATCCACAAAGTGGTTATGGCTACAGCGAAGAAACCAAACCAATGTTGAACACTTCTCACGGATTTGTACCTTGGGACGATCAACACCACGTTGAAATGTCTCAAACCAATGGTGAAGTGGACGGTCGTTGGCTTTTTGCCAATGCCAATAATACGCCTAGAATTGCTCGTCTGGATTTAAAAACTTTTAGAACCGCCGAAATTATTGAGTTGCCAAACAGTGCAGGAAATCACTCTTCCCCATTTATTACCGAAAATACGGAATATGTGGTGGCTGGAACTCGTTTTAGCGTTCCACCGGATAATGCCAACGGTGATGTGCCAATCAACACATACAAAGAAAATTTCAAAGGATATTTGAGTTTTGTAAAAGTGGGCAAAGAAGGACAAATGGATCTTTCTTTTCAAATAGAAGCACCGGGAGTAAACTTCGACTTGAGCCACGCCGGTAAAGGCAAATCGCACGGTTGGTTTTTCTTCTCGTGTTACAATACTGAGCAGGCAAATACATTACTTGAAGTAAATGCCTCCCAAAAAGATAAAGATTTTATCATGGCTGTGAACTGGAAGAAAGCTGAAGAATACATCAAAGCGGGTAAAGGAAAAAAAGTGCCTGCAAAATATGTTCACAATACTTGGGACGAAAAAACACAAACAGCCAAATCTGAAATGAAATCGGAAGTGTTGGTTTTAAGTGCCAAAGAATTAAAAGACATTTGTTACATGATTCCTTGTCCAAAATCACCTCACGGTTGTGATGTGGATCCAACGGGAGAATACATTGTGGGTTCAGGAAAACTGGCTGCCTTGATTCCTGTATTTAGTTTCGACAAATTGCAAAACGCCATCAAAAACAAACAATTTGACGGAGATTATGAAGGAATTCCAGTGGTGAAATATGAAGCAGCTCTTCACGGAGAAGTTCAAAAACCAGGTCTTGGTCCATTGCATACCGAATTTGACGGAAAAGGAAATGCTTATACCACGTTCTTCGTTTCTTCCGAAGTGGTGAAATGGGACATCAAATCATTGAAAGTCTTGGATAGGGTTCCAACGTATTATTCTGTGGGTCACTTGTGTATTCCTGGTGGAGACAGCAAAAAACCATTCGGAAAATACTTGATCGCCTACAATAAAATTACCAAAGACAGATACTTGCCAACGGGACCTGAATTGGCCCAAAGTGCACAGATATTTGACATTAGCGGTGACAAAATGCAGTTGATTCTGGATTTTCCAACCATTGGAGAACCCCATTATGCACAAGCTGCTCCAGCCGATTTGATTCGAAATAACGGCCAGTTGAAGTTCTTCAAAATTGAAGAAAACAAACACCCATTTGCGACCAAAGGAGAAAAAGAGGCCAAAGTGGTTCGAGAAGGCAATAAAGTGCATGTCTACATGACATCGATTCGTTCCCACTTTGCATCGGACAATATCGAAGGAATAAGAGTGGGTGACGAGGTTTATTTCCACGTAACCAACTTGGAACAAGATTGGGATGTGCCTCACGGATTTGCCATAAAAGGAGCAGACAATGCAGAATTGTTGATTATGCCTGGCGAAACTTGCACCTTAAAATGGGTTCCTAAAAAAGTGGGTATCTTCCCATTCTATTGCACCGATTTCTGCAGTGCTTTGCACCAAGAAATGCAAGGTTACGTAAGAGTTTCTCCTGCAGGAAGCAAAGTGCCTTTGACTTTTAGCTTGGGAACAAATCTTCCAGCAGTTAAATAATTATTTTCTTTAATCTAAAGGGAACAAAGTCTCTTTGTTCCCTTTTTTTATACCAACAATTAGTATGAACACTTCAAAAATAGCTGTATTTTCAAAAGTAGTTCTTTTGGCTGTGAGTGCTTTGTTTTTTGCTTCCCTTTGGTTTCCAATGTGGAGAATTGAACTCGAAGCACCTCAATATCCCGAAGGTTTGGTCTTGCAATTGCACGCCAACAAAATTGGCGGAGATGTCGAAATCATCAACGGATTGAATCATTACATCGGAATGAAAACCCTGCATACGGAGGACTTTCCCGAGTTTCAAATATTGCCTTACATCGTCGGATTTTTTGGATTATTTGCATTGGCAATGGTTTTTGTGAATAAAAGAAAAGGCGTGATTGCACTGTTTTCGTCTTTTATACTTTTCGGAGTTTTGGCAGGCGTGGATTTTTACAGATGGAATTATGAATACGGACACAATCTCGATCCAAATGCCGCAATCGTGGTGCCGGGAATGGCGTATCAACCGCCTTTGATTGGTTATAAACAACTGTTGAATTTTGGGGCTTATTCCATTCCGGACGTTGGGGGTTGGATGTTGATTGCAGCGGGAGTATTGCTTTTTATTGTTGTGGCAAAAGAAACGCATTTGGTAAACAGGATTTTTAGAAAACCCAAAATAGACGCCGTTTTAATTTTGTTCTTGTCCCTTTCTTTTATGTCCTGTGGAGATTTCAAAGTCGAGCCCATTAAATTGAATGCCGACAATTGCGACTTCTGTAAAATGAGCATTGCCGACGGAAAATATGCGGCCGAAGTAATTACCCAAAAAGGGAGAGTGTACAAATTTGACGATATTAGCTGTATGGTCAATTATTGCAAAGAAAACGCCAATACAAAAATGGGGGCTTATTACGTAAGTGATTTCACCAAAGACAACAATCTAATTCCAGCCGAAACTGCTTTTTTTCTTTCTGGAGGAACGATTCAAAGTCCGATGCACGGTGGAATCATTGCTTTTCCGTCTGAAAAAGAAAGTAAAGAATTTGCCGCCAAATTGAATGCAAAACCTATTAATTGGGAAACGATTATATCTAAATAATCTTTGTCAAAGTTCAAAACTTTGACAAAGATATTTTTCACAAACAATGAAAAAAATCTTTTACATATTTCTTTTGTTTTCTTCCTTTCTTCAAGCCGGAGTGATTGAAGTTGGTGCCAATAAACCCATAAAATCAATCAAAAAAGCCATCGCATTGGCCAAAGTGGGCGACACGGTTTTGGTTCACAAAGGACATTATAAAGAAGGAAACATCATCATCAACAAGAGGATAGTTTTTATTGGCAAGAATTACCCAATTCTGGACGGTCAAAAGAAATACGAAGTCTTGTCCATAAAAGCCGACGGCGTAATTGTTAGAGGCTTCAAGGTAATAAAATCGGGTTATGCCACGCTCGAAGATCCTTGTGGAATCAAGGTGTACAACAGAAAGAACGTCATCATCCAGAACAATATCCTCGACGATAATTTCTTCGGAATCTACATTCAAAACGGAGCCAATTGCATTGTCAAAAACAACAAGATTTTGGCTTACGGCAAAGAAGAACAACGTATCGGCAACGGAATTCATTGCTGGAAAAGTGACAAACTCCAAATTATTTCCAACACCATTTCGGGTCATCGCGATGGCATTTATTTTGAATTTGTAACCAATTCGATAATTAAAGGGAATTTTTCCACCAAGAATATCCGCTACGGATTGCACTTTATGTTTTCCAATGACGATGCCTATATTTCGAATGTTTTCAAAAACAATGGCGCCGGAGTTGCCGTGATGTTTACCAAAAGAGTCAAGATGCTCAACAATCATTTCGAGGAAAATTGGGGCGATGCCGCTTACGGATTGTTCCTCAAAGAAATCTCGGACAGTTACATCATCGGGAACAAATTTGCTCGGAACACTTCGGGAATCCACATGGAAGGAACGACCCGGATTTTGGTTCAAAAAAACATCTTTGAAGCCAATGGTTGGGGAATGAAAATCCAGGCCAGTTGTATGGAAAATGAAATAAAAAGCAATAATTTCTTGGGCAACACTTTTGATATCAGTACTAACGGAAGTCTGGTTCTAAATACCTTCAACGGCAATTATTGGGACAAATACGAAGGCTATGATTTAGACAAAAATGGAGTGGGCGACGTGCCATTTCATCCCTTGAGTTTGTTCGCCGTCATTACCGAAAACAATCCTTCGGCGATGCTGCTTTTCAGGAGTTTCATGATTACGCTTTTGGACAAATCGGAGAAAATATTGCCCAGTATCACGCCAGATAATTTTGTTGACAAAACCCCATTAATGCATTCGTTACCCTTATGATTGAAATTAAAAACATATATAAAAAATTCGGAAAATTAGAAGTCTTGAACGATGTCAATCTTGTTTTCAACAAAGGAGAATGCATCGCGCTAATTGGTCCAAACGGTTGCGGAAAAACCACCTTGATAAAAAGTATTTTGGGAATGGTCATTCCTACCAAAGGTAATATTTTGTTTGATGAAAAATCGATATTAAATAAATATAAATATCGCAACCAAATTGGCTATATGCCTCAAATAGGGCGTTATCCCGATTACATGACGGTGGGTCAAATCATCGAAATGATCAAGAAAATCCGAAATTCAGACGAAGTTTTGGACGAAGATTTAATCAAGGCTTTCGAACTCGAAAAAATATTCGACAAACAAATGCGAACACTTTCCGGCGGAACCACCCAAAAAGTGAGTGCGATTTTAGCTTTCTTGTTCAATCCCGACGTGTTGATTTTGGACGAACCAACGGCAGGTTTGGATCCATTGGCTTCGGAAATATTGAAGGAAAAAATTATCAAGGAACGAGAAAAAGGAAAACTCATCTTGATTACTTCCCATCTTTTGAGCGAACTCGACGACATGATCAGCCAGATTATTTTTATGCAAGACGGCAAAGTCCATTTTCATAAAACCATAGCCGATTTGTTGGAATCAACAAACGAACAAAAAATATCCAAGGCAATTTCAAGTATTTTGAAATCAAATAACTAAAATATAAATTAATCTCATTTCGGCTCCCTCTCCTTTGGAGAGGGTTGGGGTGAGGAAAAAAACGAAAGCAATGAACAGAATCATTAAAATCATATTTCTCGACATTCTAAAAAACAAGATCGTGTTGGCTTACACCTTGATTTTAGCTTTGCTTTCCTGGAGTTCTTTCGGATTGGAAGACAATTCGGCCAAGGGATTGCTCACGATTTTGAACGTAATTTTATTTACGGTTCCCTTGGTTTCCATCCTTTTTGCAACGATTTATTTGTACAACAGCTCCGAGTTTATTGAACTTTTGTTGAGCCAACCGGTGAAAAGAAAGAAGATTTGGTTGAGTTTATTCCTCGGTTTGTCGCTGTCAATGGTTTCGGCTTTTTTTATTGGAGCAGGAATTCCACTTTTGGTTAATGCACCAGACAGCGTTGGGATAATGATGGTAATTGTGGGCTGTTTGATTTCCCTGATTTTTGTGGCTTTGGCGTTTTTGAGTTCGATTCTTACCCGAGACAAAGCCAAGGGAATTGGCATTTCCATAATG comes from the Flavobacterium limnophilum genome and includes:
- a CDS encoding Spy/CpxP family protein refolding chaperone; protein product: MKKIILMTFLMAGMTIMAQPRNNKHQGNGMDQFTSEQRSELQVKKLTLELDLNESQQKEIKAFIADKNTKMEAHKTAMKAMREKGTKPTSDERFAMKSKMLDEQIAAKKRMQKILNEKQFEKWTALKEEHQGDRKGNRQGNQQGKHPKNQERRG
- a CDS encoding c-type cytochrome; amino-acid sequence: MYKLSLFIVALIMFTSCGKKENSNEDFSTGEAATETAADPSTYDPNRGLGKYSSVDLGEKLDVAMATEGEKIQSVKCSACHKLTDEKLVGPGWKGVTERNKPEWIMNFITNPDPMIDKDPKLQAQLELCLLRMPNQSLTDADARNILEFMRQNDGVK
- the nosZ gene encoding Sec-dependent nitrous-oxide reductase; this translates as MKNKFLKATLALTMAAVFFTSCKPKNSGDVVSGDAAQKAYVAPGKYDEFYNFVSGGFSGQVSVYGLPSGRLLRVVPVFSVDPQSGYGYSEETKPMLNTSHGFVPWDDQHHVEMSQTNGEVDGRWLFANANNTPRIARLDLKTFRTAEIIELPNSAGNHSSPFITENTEYVVAGTRFSVPPDNANGDVPINTYKENFKGYLSFVKVGKEGQMDLSFQIEAPGVNFDLSHAGKGKSHGWFFFSCYNTEQANTLLEVNASQKDKDFIMAVNWKKAEEYIKAGKGKKVPAKYVHNTWDEKTQTAKSEMKSEVLVLSAKELKDICYMIPCPKSPHGCDVDPTGEYIVGSGKLAALIPVFSFDKLQNAIKNKQFDGDYEGIPVVKYEAALHGEVQKPGLGPLHTEFDGKGNAYTTFFVSSEVVKWDIKSLKVLDRVPTYYSVGHLCIPGGDSKKPFGKYLIAYNKITKDRYLPTGPELAQSAQIFDISGDKMQLILDFPTIGEPHYAQAAPADLIRNNGQLKFFKIEENKHPFATKGEKEAKVVREGNKVHVYMTSIRSHFASDNIEGIRVGDEVYFHVTNLEQDWDVPHGFAIKGADNAELLIMPGETCTLKWVPKKVGIFPFYCTDFCSALHQEMQGYVRVSPAGSKVPLTFSLGTNLPAVK
- a CDS encoding nitrous oxide reductase accessory protein NosL translates to MNTSKIAVFSKVVLLAVSALFFASLWFPMWRIELEAPQYPEGLVLQLHANKIGGDVEIINGLNHYIGMKTLHTEDFPEFQILPYIVGFFGLFALAMVFVNKRKGVIALFSSFILFGVLAGVDFYRWNYEYGHNLDPNAAIVVPGMAYQPPLIGYKQLLNFGAYSIPDVGGWMLIAAGVLLFIVVAKETHLVNRIFRKPKIDAVLILFLSLSFMSCGDFKVEPIKLNADNCDFCKMSIADGKYAAEVITQKGRVYKFDDISCMVNYCKENANTKMGAYYVSDFTKDNNLIPAETAFFLSGGTIQSPMHGGIIAFPSEKESKEFAAKLNAKPINWETIISK
- a CDS encoding nitrous oxide reductase family maturation protein NosD, with amino-acid sequence MKKIFYIFLLFSSFLQAGVIEVGANKPIKSIKKAIALAKVGDTVLVHKGHYKEGNIIINKRIVFIGKNYPILDGQKKYEVLSIKADGVIVRGFKVIKSGYATLEDPCGIKVYNRKNVIIQNNILDDNFFGIYIQNGANCIVKNNKILAYGKEEQRIGNGIHCWKSDKLQIISNTISGHRDGIYFEFVTNSIIKGNFSTKNIRYGLHFMFSNDDAYISNVFKNNGAGVAVMFTKRVKMLNNHFEENWGDAAYGLFLKEISDSYIIGNKFARNTSGIHMEGTTRILVQKNIFEANGWGMKIQASCMENEIKSNNFLGNTFDISTNGSLVLNTFNGNYWDKYEGYDLDKNGVGDVPFHPLSLFAVITENNPSAMLLFRSFMITLLDKSEKILPSITPDNFVDKTPLMHSLPL
- a CDS encoding ABC transporter ATP-binding protein — its product is MIEIKNIYKKFGKLEVLNDVNLVFNKGECIALIGPNGCGKTTLIKSILGMVIPTKGNILFDEKSILNKYKYRNQIGYMPQIGRYPDYMTVGQIIEMIKKIRNSDEVLDEDLIKAFELEKIFDKQMRTLSGGTTQKVSAILAFLFNPDVLILDEPTAGLDPLASEILKEKIIKEREKGKLILITSHLLSELDDMISQIIFMQDGKVHFHKTIADLLESTNEQKISKAISSILKSNN
- a CDS encoding ABC transporter permease subunit, which translates into the protein MNRIIKIIFLDILKNKIVLAYTLILALLSWSSFGLEDNSAKGLLTILNVILFTVPLVSILFATIYLYNSSEFIELLLSQPVKRKKIWLSLFLGLSLSMVSAFFIGAGIPLLVNAPDSVGIMMVIVGCLISLIFVALAFLSSILTRDKAKGIGISIMTWLFFALLFDGMVLFLLFQFSDYPIEKAMVAVTAFSPIDLARIQILLQLDVSAMMGYTGAIFKDFFGTGLGLTVSFLLLCLWIIIPFYVSLKKFKNKDL